One stretch of Oceanipulchritudo coccoides DNA includes these proteins:
- a CDS encoding sugar phosphate isomerase/epimerase family protein: protein MTHSSELNWSFSSLGCPELGLEEIVKLAQQYDLSRLELRTVEDRVDLPELFKGRYGNAETLSRYLSDEGMSVVALDASLKLVGNTPSDRDEFLKFMEWADALGAPNVRIFDGGSFTPELGEADMEAALETISWWRGEQAGNGWKADIMVETHDCLTATRAVQQLQAALSDPVRILWDTHHTWKKADEKIEDTWAALKEWIPHVHVKDSISEPSARHPFTYVMLGDGEFDLASTVDLLRGEAFQGTVSIEWERKWHPYLPPLGDALKRARELGWW, encoded by the coding sequence ATGACGCACTCAAGTGAACTTAACTGGAGCTTTTCGAGTTTGGGCTGTCCTGAACTCGGGCTTGAGGAAATTGTTAAACTGGCGCAGCAGTATGACCTGAGCCGATTGGAGCTCCGAACCGTGGAAGACCGTGTGGACCTGCCGGAACTGTTCAAGGGGCGATACGGGAATGCAGAAACGCTTTCGAGGTATTTATCGGACGAAGGAATGTCCGTGGTCGCGTTGGATGCATCCTTGAAACTGGTCGGAAACACGCCAAGCGACCGGGATGAATTTCTGAAATTCATGGAATGGGCAGATGCCCTGGGAGCCCCCAATGTGCGGATCTTTGATGGAGGAAGCTTCACTCCTGAACTGGGAGAGGCGGACATGGAAGCCGCTCTTGAAACCATTTCCTGGTGGCGCGGGGAACAAGCCGGAAATGGCTGGAAGGCAGACATCATGGTGGAAACGCATGACTGCCTGACCGCTACGCGCGCAGTGCAGCAGTTACAAGCGGCACTGAGTGATCCGGTAAGGATTCTCTGGGACACGCACCATACATGGAAAAAAGCGGACGAAAAAATTGAGGATACCTGGGCAGCGCTCAAGGAATGGATTCCTCATGTGCACGTGAAGGACAGCATCAGCGAACCATCGGCACGTCATCCATTCACTTATGTGATGCTGGGAGACGGGGAATTCGATCTCGCCTCGACCGTTGACCTCCTTCGTGGTGAAGCTTTTCAGGGAACGGTGAGCATTGAATGGGAGCG
- a CDS encoding LacI family DNA-binding transcriptional regulator yields the protein MPKKISQAKIAEKLGVSQSLVSIVLNGRKEGIAKETYDRIWDYALKHGYSPKGMKLSENSAFGGESMQTVGYFLRAPLKLANKSNFFSHVAQGLHDFLRGQNYKLVFLGSEMDISTKELANNSWRNTPLTGVVIMGEVNSDFLGAVRDLGKPLVYLSARSPGFCHSVNGNEYQAAEQLVDHLYELGHRHFAFLGGMVSRSRNDERLHGLQRALARYNLNLPDEAVFIMEDAERKQGYQMAGTILQGHTKNFPTAWMCVNGLVARGALSRLFQEGLNIGEDVSVAAFDNTRVCAEEIPGITSAASIPENLGREAGRILLNPELHEGDSLLDIVLPSKFVVRESSGPALPKPSLKLKSLLAAGS from the coding sequence ATGCCTAAAAAGATTTCACAGGCTAAGATTGCCGAGAAGCTTGGAGTTTCCCAGTCGCTGGTCTCGATTGTCCTGAATGGGCGCAAGGAGGGCATTGCGAAGGAAACCTACGACCGTATCTGGGACTATGCACTGAAGCATGGGTATTCGCCGAAAGGGATGAAGTTGTCGGAAAACAGTGCCTTCGGTGGGGAATCCATGCAGACTGTGGGCTACTTCCTTCGTGCGCCGCTGAAATTGGCGAACAAGAGCAATTTTTTCAGTCATGTGGCCCAGGGGTTGCATGACTTCCTGCGAGGGCAGAACTACAAATTGGTTTTCCTTGGTTCTGAAATGGATATTTCCACAAAGGAGTTGGCCAATAATAGCTGGCGCAATACGCCCCTTACGGGGGTTGTCATCATGGGCGAAGTCAACTCAGACTTTCTCGGCGCAGTGAGGGATCTCGGCAAGCCCCTGGTTTATCTGAGTGCGCGCAGCCCCGGGTTTTGCCATTCCGTTAACGGGAATGAATATCAGGCGGCTGAGCAATTGGTGGATCACCTCTACGAACTCGGTCACCGGCACTTCGCCTTCCTCGGTGGCATGGTCTCCCGCAGCCGAAATGATGAACGCCTCCACGGCCTCCAGCGGGCTCTTGCCCGGTATAATCTCAATTTACCCGATGAGGCCGTGTTCATCATGGAGGACGCCGAACGGAAGCAGGGATACCAGATGGCCGGGACCATCCTCCAAGGGCACACCAAGAATTTCCCCACAGCATGGATGTGTGTAAACGGCCTTGTCGCCCGGGGCGCCTTGAGCCGGCTCTTCCAGGAAGGGCTCAACATCGGCGAAGATGTCAGCGTCGCCGCCTTCGATAATACCCGCGTTTGCGCTGAGGAAATTCCCGGTATCACTAGTGCGGCCTCCATTCCGGAAAATCTTGGCCGCGAGGCCGGACGGATTCTCCTCAACCCCGAGCTCCACGAAGGGGATTCCCTCCTCGATATCGTCCTCCCCTCTAAATTTGTGGTCCGCGAGAGCTCAGGCCCCGCCTTGCCCAAGCCGTCCCTAAAGCTTAAAAGCCTCCTTGCCGCGGGTTCCTGA
- a CDS encoding TonB-dependent siderophore receptor, translating to MMATLSRLDRFIRLAGLAGTISMIVPLVNGQDTEFPGGGDIFELSPFEVSTSQDVGYLSTNSTSGTSLNTAIKDLPMAIQVINQDFITDTGASNLNEALIYAAGVFTDDNQASNSVGATRGTQGSVAGSGSGDRSVSSAGQSNRFANTVYIRGLSTPYQNRYGFRYGGLIVTPNSSIALGGMLDSANIERIEVVKGPNSLLYGVGVLTGIVNVIPEKPLSEPHYGFSIKGGNYDFLRTEAEFTGPIVADWIPGQLNYRAAGSIESRGNWRDFSEEETEYWTVQLDYSPAKWANLFLEYQDGFNRFDGIASQWIYDNVNNAKNTEFRNIYDEAYNWAKHDGEIPTLQPLDPNGYNTSLNTIDANGLEKTQPGFKLKDENFVGGGRKDGFRITGPDTFAEREEQNFLADLTLTPVKNLSINLGAFLASQETTERTMQFTSTDGTDSRNLVEVVIPNDAQLNSIWQSGGIYGVPMDDVVRDAFGLTTKVDPTKHTGSYILPATTDDIKLIEYWWRDSVVKSDSEQYRARATYSFDTPFFRDEEAHHTFLVGFSYIKDDIDFPDGGINRGNARANRSTDFAGIPIVDSTTTGSPVADPFNNDGLYYRSISNFEPIYFDGRNDGVDGHNTVRAGDVYLNQVIEQTGYYGIYQGKFFRDRLEVILGVRRDIYNATQLTHKRADVSDAFLREQALADVVKTAEDIAKDLGGGDAAVIEQIKNDIIAQTTADDRYITAWYRDSFESGDQGYFGYANRAGAPDETFGVVPGSKFDVFEDDIEVTTYTFGLNFDITPDLTIYGLYAQGISPNTALRDGAGDVIPAEETESREIGLKFDLMEGKISGNVALSRIDRENGIWDNSFAPNASRWLDAQNSLTRASDWDTPAYDPEVPTTYLVRGDYLADYIADEYGIDPGKLVLQAAGSKLNQKVSLGDLDPNLPILERLQLLKDVADKTVLPEQFANYYTSQAPFNGAVTLDYYGINPDGFDELMEVTFYNPETNEFITKDISNLPVIYSAFADRTVDFSKNSLLQDVHPIRYHRLSSDGQPQNNNNVDFERRALVTFDEEINVFEFEVFLTPTENLQFVINYSHIEREAKDSFQFTEWESIAGNDGTYIPAFSMLHREYGWENAGIDLAWVDFDAYEAARAASSDGVVSIDNLPESAVERVPDGESDTPISNETFVDRSAAGQLLLLVDQRGNVINENNNAKATDYSGILTGISLNYNPEDELSIFGKYTFTEGLLERLNLTAGLKYIGSSATSVSFNTVSPLAGLQVTPEVPERFQFDLGASYRWTWNNLDMRLSINVYNIFDKTYDVEIKTLDTRNPITGAEVTKRTEKYYTPTTFRVGLAVSF from the coding sequence ATGATGGCAACACTAAGCAGACTTGACCGATTTATCCGTTTAGCAGGATTGGCGGGAACGATCAGCATGATCGTTCCATTGGTGAACGGACAGGATACAGAATTCCCCGGTGGCGGGGATATTTTTGAGCTGTCTCCCTTTGAAGTTTCGACTTCGCAGGACGTTGGCTACTTGTCGACCAACTCAACTTCAGGAACAAGCTTGAACACGGCGATCAAGGACCTGCCGATGGCTATTCAGGTCATCAACCAGGACTTCATCACGGATACTGGTGCATCGAACCTGAACGAGGCGCTGATATATGCCGCAGGTGTGTTCACCGACGATAATCAGGCAAGCAATTCAGTCGGAGCAACGCGCGGGACCCAAGGTTCAGTCGCTGGGAGCGGGAGTGGCGACCGCTCGGTTTCCTCGGCCGGTCAGTCAAACCGTTTTGCGAACACGGTTTATATCCGTGGTTTGTCGACCCCATACCAGAACCGCTACGGCTTCCGTTACGGTGGCCTGATTGTCACACCCAATTCGAGTATCGCCCTTGGCGGCATGCTGGACTCCGCCAATATCGAGCGTATCGAAGTGGTCAAGGGCCCGAATTCCCTGCTCTATGGTGTTGGCGTACTCACCGGTATTGTAAACGTGATTCCCGAGAAGCCATTGTCTGAACCGCACTATGGTTTCAGTATTAAGGGTGGAAATTATGACTTTTTGCGTACAGAAGCAGAATTCACTGGACCGATTGTGGCTGATTGGATTCCCGGCCAGCTGAATTACCGTGCAGCGGGATCGATCGAATCCCGCGGTAATTGGAGAGACTTTTCCGAAGAAGAGACCGAATACTGGACAGTGCAGCTGGATTATTCCCCGGCCAAGTGGGCCAATCTTTTCCTTGAGTATCAGGATGGGTTTAACCGGTTTGACGGGATCGCCTCCCAGTGGATCTACGACAATGTCAACAATGCCAAGAATACCGAGTTCCGGAATATCTATGACGAAGCCTACAACTGGGCCAAGCATGATGGCGAAATCCCAACCCTGCAACCGCTCGATCCGAACGGCTACAATACCTCTCTCAACACGATTGACGCAAACGGGTTAGAAAAGACCCAGCCCGGATTCAAACTGAAGGACGAAAATTTTGTCGGGGGAGGCCGCAAGGACGGTTTTCGCATCACCGGTCCTGACACCTTTGCCGAGCGTGAGGAACAGAACTTCCTCGCTGATCTTACCCTGACTCCGGTGAAAAACCTCTCCATCAACCTGGGGGCCTTCCTCGCCAGCCAGGAAACAACCGAGCGGACCATGCAATTCACCTCAACCGATGGTACCGATTCCCGGAACCTGGTGGAAGTGGTTATTCCCAACGATGCCCAGCTGAATTCCATCTGGCAGTCCGGCGGAATTTACGGTGTACCGATGGATGATGTGGTGCGGGACGCCTTTGGCCTGACGACCAAGGTGGATCCGACCAAACACACGGGCAGCTACATCCTTCCAGCCACGACAGACGACATTAAGTTGATCGAATACTGGTGGCGAGACAGCGTAGTCAAAAGCGACTCCGAGCAATACCGGGCGCGCGCAACGTATAGCTTTGATACGCCCTTTTTCCGCGATGAAGAGGCTCACCATACCTTTCTTGTCGGATTTTCCTACATCAAGGACGATATCGATTTTCCGGATGGCGGGATCAACCGGGGCAATGCTCGTGCCAACCGATCCACCGACTTTGCCGGGATCCCTATTGTGGATAGCACCACAACCGGTTCGCCTGTAGCCGACCCCTTCAACAATGACGGACTCTACTACCGCTCCATTTCCAATTTTGAGCCCATTTATTTTGATGGCCGCAATGACGGGGTTGATGGACACAACACGGTTCGCGCCGGCGATGTTTACTTAAACCAGGTTATTGAGCAGACAGGTTACTACGGGATTTACCAGGGCAAGTTTTTCAGGGACCGACTTGAAGTGATCCTTGGTGTCCGCAGGGACATCTACAACGCCACCCAGCTCACCCACAAGCGGGCGGATGTGTCCGATGCGTTCCTGCGTGAGCAGGCGCTTGCCGATGTGGTGAAGACAGCTGAGGACATCGCGAAGGACCTGGGCGGAGGCGACGCCGCTGTTATCGAACAAATCAAAAATGATATTATCGCACAGACCACCGCCGACGACCGCTATATCACCGCATGGTACCGGGATTCATTTGAAAGTGGGGACCAGGGCTATTTTGGATACGCTAATCGGGCCGGTGCGCCCGACGAGACTTTCGGCGTTGTCCCCGGGAGCAAATTTGATGTCTTTGAAGATGATATCGAAGTGACCACCTACACGTTCGGGTTGAATTTCGACATCACGCCCGATTTGACCATTTATGGTTTGTATGCGCAGGGAATCAGCCCTAACACGGCTTTGCGCGATGGGGCTGGGGATGTTATTCCCGCAGAGGAAACCGAGAGTCGTGAGATCGGCCTTAAATTTGATCTTATGGAAGGAAAGATTTCCGGTAACGTGGCCCTGTCCAGGATCGATCGCGAAAACGGAATCTGGGACAACTCTTTTGCGCCCAACGCCTCGAGGTGGCTGGATGCCCAGAACAGTTTAACGCGCGCCAGCGACTGGGATACTCCCGCCTACGATCCAGAGGTGCCAACCACTTATCTGGTTCGCGGGGATTATCTGGCCGACTATATCGCCGATGAGTATGGAATTGATCCCGGTAAACTTGTATTGCAGGCGGCCGGCAGCAAACTCAACCAAAAGGTGAGCCTTGGCGATTTGGATCCCAATCTTCCAATCTTGGAACGGCTCCAGCTTCTCAAGGATGTTGCCGACAAGACCGTTCTCCCCGAGCAGTTTGCAAACTACTACACCAGTCAGGCACCGTTCAATGGTGCGGTCACCCTTGATTACTACGGGATTAATCCGGATGGCTTCGATGAGTTGATGGAGGTCACCTTCTACAATCCGGAGACAAACGAATTCATCACCAAGGACATCAGCAATTTACCGGTGATTTATTCGGCCTTTGCTGACCGGACGGTTGATTTCAGTAAGAACAGCCTGCTTCAGGATGTGCACCCGATCCGTTACCATCGCCTTTCCAGTGATGGTCAGCCCCAAAACAACAACAATGTTGATTTTGAGCGGCGGGCCCTGGTCACCTTTGACGAGGAGATTAATGTCTTCGAATTTGAAGTGTTCCTCACTCCGACCGAGAACCTGCAGTTTGTCATCAACTACTCGCACATTGAGCGCGAGGCCAAGGACAGCTTCCAGTTCACCGAGTGGGAAAGCATCGCCGGTAATGACGGGACTTATATTCCCGCATTCTCGATGCTGCATCGCGAATACGGATGGGAGAATGCGGGTATTGACCTCGCCTGGGTGGATTTTGACGCCTACGAAGCAGCCCGCGCTGCCTCCAGTGACGGAGTTGTCAGCATCGACAATCTCCCGGAATCCGCGGTTGAGCGGGTGCCCGACGGGGAATCCGACACTCCCATTTCGAATGAAACTTTCGTTGACCGGTCAGCAGCCGGTCAGTTGCTGCTTCTGGTCGACCAGCGCGGCAATGTCATCAATGAAAACAACAATGCCAAGGCGACCGATTACAGCGGAATCCTCACGGGGATCAGCCTGAACTACAATCCGGAGGATGAGCTTTCCATATTCGGCAAGTACACCTTCACGGAGGGTCTGCTTGAGCGCCTCAACCTGACGGCCGGACTCAAGTATATCGGTTCTTCCGCGACAAGCGTCTCTTTCAATACTGTCAGCCCGCTGGCTGGCCTGCAGGTGACCCCTGAAGTGCCGGAACGGTTCCAGTTTGACCTTGGTGCATCCTACCGGTGGACATGGAACAATTTGGACATGCGCCTGTCTATCAATGTCTACAACATTTTCGACAAGACGTACGACGTTGAGATCAAGACTCTGGACACGCGCAATCCAATCACCGGAGCTGAAGTAACGAAGCGCACGGAAAAATATTACACACCGACAACCTTCCGAGTCGGGTTGGCCGTATCTTTCTAA